A genomic segment from Modestobacter roseus encodes:
- a CDS encoding type II toxin-antitoxin system Phd/YefM family antitoxin, whose protein sequence is MDSVSVRELRNHGGEVLDKVARGAVLAVTRDGTEVAELRPRPRRGPSPTELVARRRSLPLVDPDGDPAGPPVGPAGPAG, encoded by the coding sequence ATGGACTCGGTGAGCGTGCGCGAGCTGCGGAACCATGGGGGAGAGGTGCTGGACAAGGTCGCCCGTGGGGCGGTCCTCGCCGTCACCCGGGACGGCACGGAGGTGGCCGAACTGCGCCCGCGGCCCCGCCGGGGACCCTCGCCGACGGAGCTGGTCGCCCGGCGGCGGTCGCTGCCGCTCGTCGATCCCGACGGTGATCCTGCTGGGCCGCCTGTCGGACCCGCAGGTCCTGCCGGATGA